Part of the Kitasatospora sp. NBC_01266 genome, CGGCTTCCTGACCATCCTCGGTTACTCGCTCTACGACACGGTCGTCGTCTTCGACACCGTGAAGGAGAACACCAAGGGGCTCGAGAAGCAGAACCGCCTCACGTACAGCGAGGCGGCCAACGCGGGTCTCAACCAGACCCTGGTCCGCTCGATCAACACCACCGTGGTGGCCCTGCTGCCGGTGGCGGCGCTGCTCTTCATCGGTGGCGGCATCCTCGGTGCCGGCACCCTGAACGACATCTCGCTCGCGCTCTTCGTCGGCCTCTCGGCCGGTGCGTACTCCTCGATCTGCGTCGCCACCCCGCTGCTCGCGCAGCTCAAGGAGCAGAGCCCGGAGATGCGCGCGCTGGCCAAGCGGGTCGCCCAGCGCAAGGCGGCGGACGCCAAGGCGGCCGCGGCCAAGGCGGCCGCGGCCAAGGCGGCGGCCGGCGAGAGCGACGAGCTGGTGGCCGACGAGATGTCGGACGCCGTCGAGGACGGCATCGCGGCCGGTATGGTCGGTCAGCGTACCCAGCCGGTCGGCCGGGCCCGTGGCAAGGGCCGCCCGTCCGGCAAGCGATGACCGAAGGACGCTCTCTGTGACCACCGCTGACACCGCCCTGACCGAGCTGCTCAACAGCCGGATCAAGGACGTGCCCGACTACCCGAAGCCGGGGGTGCTGTTCAAGGACATTGCCCCGCTGCTGGCCGACGCCGAGGCGTTCGGCGTCCTCACCAGGGCGCTGGCCGACCGGGCGACGGCGCTGGGCGCGACCAAGGTGGTGGGTCTGGAGGCCCGGGGCTTCGTGCTGGCGGCCCCGGCGGCCTTCGCCGCCGGGCTCGGCTTCGTGCCGATCCGCAAGAAGGGCAAGCTGCCCGGCGAGGTGTTCGAGCAGTCCTACGACCTGGAGTACGGCTCCGCCACCCTGGAGGTGCAGTGCGACGCCTTCGCCCCTGGTGAGCGGGTGCTGGTGGTCGACGACGTGCTGGCCACCGGCGGCACCATCGCCGCCTCGCTGGACCTGGTCAAGCGCACCGGGGCCGAGCTGGTCGGCGTGGTCGTCCTGATGGAGCTGGGCTTCCTGCCCGGCCGCGAGCGGCTCGCCGAGCACCTGGGCGGGGCGCCGCTGGAGACCCTGGTCATGGTCTGACCGGAGGGCGAACCGAGAACGAACCGAGAGCGGTGATCGCGGATGCGATCACCGCTCTCGGCATGTCAGGCACCGGGCGGCGGAACACCGGCGGGTCACGCTCGGTACGATGAAGGTTCATCCGGTGCGTACCGAGGAGTGTCTTTGCCAGACGAGGTAGTCCCCACGGCGGCCGCTTCCAGCAGCCAGCCGGCCGGCGACCAGCCGGCGGGCCAATCGCCCGCGCCCGCAGGGGCCACCCCGGCGCGTCCGGCGACGCCGCCCGTCTCCGGGCTGGCCCGCGCGGTGGCGCCCGCGCTGCGTCAGGCCTCCTCCTCCGGCGGTATGCGTGCCCGGCTGGCCCGGTTCGGCGGCCAGCGCGGCACGGTGCTCAACCCCGTCCTGGAACCGCTCTTCCGGACCATCAGGGCCGGCGACCCGAAGGCCGACCCGGCGCTGCTGCGCGACATCGAGCGGGCGTACGCGGTCGCCGAGCGTTGGCACCGCGGGCAGAAGCGCAAGAGCGGCGACCCGTACATCACCCATCCGCTGGCGGTCGCCACCATCCTCGCCGAGCTCGGCATGGACGCCCCGACCCTGATGGCCGGGCTGCTGCACGACACCGTCGAGGACACCGACTACGGCCTGGAGACGCTGCGCCAGGACTTCGGCGACTCGGTCGCGCTGCTGGTGGACGGCGTCACCAAGCTGGACAAGGTCAAGTTCGGCGAGGCCGCGCAAGCGGAAACGGTTCGCAAGATGGTGGTCGCGATGGCCAAGGACCCCCGGGTCCTGGTGATCAAGCTCGCCGACCGGCTGCACAACATGCGCACCATGCGCTACCTCAAGCGGGAGAAGCAGGAGAAGAAGGCCCGCGAGACGCTGGAGATCTACGCCCCGCTGGCGCACCGGCTGGGCATGAACACCATCAAGTGGGAGCTGGAGGACCTGGCCTTCGCCATCCTCTACCCCAAGATGTACGACGAGATCGTCCGGCTGGTGGCCGAGCGCGCGCCCAAGCGGGACGAGTACCTGGCCACCGTGATCGACCAGGTCCAGGGCGACCTGCGCGGGGCCCGGATCTCGGCCTCGGTGACCGGTCGGCCGAAGCACTACTACTCGGTCTACCAGAAGATGATCGTCCGCGGCCGCGACTTCGCCGAGATCTACGACCTGGTGGGCATCCGGGTCCTGGTCGACACCGTCCGCGACTGCTACGCGGCGCTCGGCACCATCCACGCGCGGTGGAACCCGGTCCCCGGCCGGTTCAAGGACTACATCGCGATGCCCAAGTTCAACATGTACCAGTCGCTGCACACCACGGTGATCGGCCCCGGCGGCAAGCCGGTCGAGCTGCAGATCCGTACCTTCGACATGCACCGGCGGGCCGAGTACGGCATCGCCGCGCACTGGAAGTACAAGCAGCGCGCGGTGGCCGGTGCCTCCAAGGTGCGCACCGACACGCCCTCCCAGGCCCGCAAGGAGGACAAGGCCGGCGCGGTCAACGAGATGGCCTGGCTGCGCCAGCTCCTCGACTGGCAGAAGGAGACCGAGGACCCGAGCGAGTTCCTCGAGTCGCTGCGCTTCGACCTGTCCAACAACGAGGTCTTCGTCTTCACCCCCAAGGGCGACGTGATAGCGCTGCCCGCCGGGGCCACCCCGGTGGACTTCGCCTTCGCCGTGCACACCGAGGTCGGTTTCCGCTGCATAGGGGCCCGGGTCAACGGGCGCCTGGTGCCGCTGGAGTCGACCCTGGAGAACGGCGACACGGTCGAGGTCTTCACCTCCAAGGCCGAGGGCGCCGGACCGTCCCGGGACTGGCTCGGCTTCGTCAAGTCGCCCCGGGCCCGCAACAAGATCAAGGCCTGGTTCTCCAAGGAGCGCCGCGAGGAGGCGATCGAGCAGGGCAAGGAGGCCATCGCCCGCGCGATGCGCAAGCAGGGCCTGCCGATCCAGCGGATCCTGACCGGCGACTCGCTGGTCACCCTGGCGCACGAGATGCGCTACCCGGACATCTCCTCGCTCTACGCCGCGATCGGCGAGGGTCACGTCTCGGCGCAGTCCATCGTGCAGAAGCTGGTCCAGGCGCTGGGCGGCGAGGAGGGGGCCACCGAGGAGTTCGCCGAGACCGCCACGGTCCCGACCCACGACAACCGCGCCGCGCGCCGCCGCCGGGCCAAGGGCGACCCCGGGGTGATCGTCAAGGGCGTGGACGACGTCTGGGTCAAGCTCTCGCGCTGCTGCACCCCCGTGCCGGGCGACCCGATCGTCGGCTTCATCACCCGCGGCAACGGCGTCTCGGTGCACCGGGCGGACTGCGTCAACGTGGACTCGCTGACCCAGCAGCCCGAGCGGATGATCGAGGTCGAGTGGGCGCCGACCCAGTCCTCGGTCTTCCTGGTGGCCATCCAGGTCGAGGCGCTGGACCGCTCCCGGCTGCTCTCGGACGTCACCCGGGTGCTCTCCGACCAGCACGTCAACATCCTCTCGGCGGCCGTGCAGACCTCGCGCGACCGGGTGGCGATGAGCCGCTTCACCTTCGAGATGGGCGACCCCAAGCACCTGGGCCATGTGCTCAAGGCGGTGCGCGGGGTGGAGGGCGTGTACGACGTCTACCGGGTCACCTCGGCCCGCAAGTAACGCGGACAAGACGGGAAGGGCCCCCACCGAACGGTGGGGGCCCTTCCCGTCAGGACGACCGACGTCGTGTCAGCCGCTGAACTCCTCCAGGCTCTTGAGCGCCTGGTCGAGCAGCGCCTGACGGCCGGCCAGCTCGGCCTCCAGCTTCTTGGCCTTGGCCTCGTTGCCGGCCGCACGGGCCTTGTCCAGGTCGGCCTTCAGCTTGTCGACCGCGCCCTGGAGCAGACCGGTCATGCCGGCCGCACGGGCCTTGGCCTCCGGGTTGGAGCGCTGCCACTCGGCCTCCTCGGCCTCGCGGATCGCGCGTTCCACGGTGTTCAGCCGGCCGTCCAGCTTCGGCTTGGCGTCGCGCGGCACGTGGCCGATCGCCTCCCAGCGCTCGTTGACGTCGCGCAGCGCGGCCTTGGCGGCCTTGAGGTCGGTGATCGGCAGGATCGCCTCGGCCTCGACCAGCAGCGCCTCCTTGAGCTTCTGGTTCTCGCTCTGCTCGGCGTCCCGCTCGGTGAAGACCGCCGAACGGGCCTGGAAGAAGACGTCCTGGGCGCCGCGGAACCGCGCCCACAGCTCGTCCTCGGCGTCCCGCTGGGCCCGGCCCGCGGCCTTCCACTGCGCCATCAGGTCGCGGTAGCGGGCCGCGGTGTCGCCCCACTCGGTCGAGCTGGAGAGCGCCTCGGCCTCGGCGACCAGCCGCTCCTTGGCCGCCCGGGCGTGGTCGCGCTCGGCGTCCAGCTGGGCGAAGTGCGCCTTGCGGTGCTTGGAGAAGACCGACCGGGCGTGCGAGAAGCGGTGCCACAGCTCGTCGTCGCTCTTGCGGTCCAGCCGGGGCAGGCCCTTCCAGGTGTCCACCAGCGCGCGCAGCCGGTCCCCGGCCTCCCGCCACTGGGTGGACTCGGCGAGCTGCTCGGCCTCGGCGACCAGCGCCTCCTTGGCCGTGCGGGTCTCGTCGGCCGCCTTGGCCCGAGCCGCCTTGCGCTCCACCTGGCGCGACTCGATCTCCCCGGCCAGGGTGTCGAGCCGCTGGACGAGCGCGGCGAGGTCGCCGACCGCGTGCGCCTCGACCACCTGCGAGCGCAGGTGGTCCAGCGCGGTCTGGGCGTCCTTGGCGGCCAGGTCCGTCTTGCGCACCCGGTGCTCCAGCAGGCCGATCTCGGCCGCCAGCCCCTGGTACTTGCGCTCGAAGTAGGCGAGAGCCTCCTCGGGGGAGCCCGCCTGCCAGGAGCCGACGACGCGTTCGCCCTCGGCGGTCCTGACGTAGACGGTCCCCTGCTCGTCGACACGGCCCCACGGGTCGCTGCTCACAGCGCCTCCTCCACATGACGGTTCGCCCACGCCTCGGTGGTGCGGATCCGTCGTCCACAGTTGAATGTGCGGCGGACCGATGGTCCGCCGTCCCCGCCCGCCCGATCGGTTCGGCTGCCGAGGGTGACGGCGAGCGGGTCAGGGCACCCTATACAACAGCAACATAGGCGACCAGGCCCGGTGCTGTCCGCATCCGGGCCGGGCCAATTCGCGCGGCGGGGCCTGAGCGCCCGCCAGGCTCGGCCCGGCCCCGGGTGCCTCAGCCCTTGGCCGCGGTCACCGAGTTGAGCACTACATTGGCGTTCGGCGCACCGTCCCCGGTGCCGCCCTGGACACCGCCGGCGGCGATGTTGTTCAGCACGTCCATGCCACCGGTGATCTTGCCGAACGGGGTGTAGCTGGGCGGCAGCTGGGTGTCCTTGTAGACCAGGAAGAACTGGCTGCCGTTGGTGTTCGGACCGGAGTTGGCCATCGCCACGGTGCCGGCCGGGTAGGTGGCGCCGGTCAGGTTCTCGTCCGTGAACGAGTAGCCGGGGGTGCCGCTGCCGGTGCCGGTCGGGTCACCGCACTGCAGCACGTAGATCCCCGAAGTGGTCAGCCGGTGGCACTTGGTGTGGTCGAAGTAGTTCTGACCGGCCAGG contains:
- a CDS encoding adenine phosphoribosyltransferase, producing MTTADTALTELLNSRIKDVPDYPKPGVLFKDIAPLLADAEAFGVLTRALADRATALGATKVVGLEARGFVLAAPAAFAAGLGFVPIRKKGKLPGEVFEQSYDLEYGSATLEVQCDAFAPGERVLVVDDVLATGGTIAASLDLVKRTGAELVGVVVLMELGFLPGRERLAEHLGGAPLETLVMV
- a CDS encoding RelA/SpoT family protein — protein: MSLPDEVVPTAAASSSQPAGDQPAGQSPAPAGATPARPATPPVSGLARAVAPALRQASSSGGMRARLARFGGQRGTVLNPVLEPLFRTIRAGDPKADPALLRDIERAYAVAERWHRGQKRKSGDPYITHPLAVATILAELGMDAPTLMAGLLHDTVEDTDYGLETLRQDFGDSVALLVDGVTKLDKVKFGEAAQAETVRKMVVAMAKDPRVLVIKLADRLHNMRTMRYLKREKQEKKARETLEIYAPLAHRLGMNTIKWELEDLAFAILYPKMYDEIVRLVAERAPKRDEYLATVIDQVQGDLRGARISASVTGRPKHYYSVYQKMIVRGRDFAEIYDLVGIRVLVDTVRDCYAALGTIHARWNPVPGRFKDYIAMPKFNMYQSLHTTVIGPGGKPVELQIRTFDMHRRAEYGIAAHWKYKQRAVAGASKVRTDTPSQARKEDKAGAVNEMAWLRQLLDWQKETEDPSEFLESLRFDLSNNEVFVFTPKGDVIALPAGATPVDFAFAVHTEVGFRCIGARVNGRLVPLESTLENGDTVEVFTSKAEGAGPSRDWLGFVKSPRARNKIKAWFSKERREEAIEQGKEAIARAMRKQGLPIQRILTGDSLVTLAHEMRYPDISSLYAAIGEGHVSAQSIVQKLVQALGGEEGATEEFAETATVPTHDNRAARRRRAKGDPGVIVKGVDDVWVKLSRCCTPVPGDPIVGFITRGNGVSVHRADCVNVDSLTQQPERMIEVEWAPTQSSVFLVAIQVEALDRSRLLSDVTRVLSDQHVNILSAAVQTSRDRVAMSRFTFEMGDPKHLGHVLKAVRGVEGVYDVYRVTSARK
- a CDS encoding DUF349 domain-containing protein, whose translation is MSSDPWGRVDEQGTVYVRTAEGERVVGSWQAGSPEEALAYFERKYQGLAAEIGLLEHRVRKTDLAAKDAQTALDHLRSQVVEAHAVGDLAALVQRLDTLAGEIESRQVERKAARAKAADETRTAKEALVAEAEQLAESTQWREAGDRLRALVDTWKGLPRLDRKSDDELWHRFSHARSVFSKHRKAHFAQLDAERDHARAAKERLVAEAEALSSSTEWGDTAARYRDLMAQWKAAGRAQRDAEDELWARFRGAQDVFFQARSAVFTERDAEQSENQKLKEALLVEAEAILPITDLKAAKAALRDVNERWEAIGHVPRDAKPKLDGRLNTVERAIREAEEAEWQRSNPEAKARAAGMTGLLQGAVDKLKADLDKARAAGNEAKAKKLEAELAGRQALLDQALKSLEEFSG